One stretch of Hymenobacter chitinivorans DSM 11115 DNA includes these proteins:
- the rffA gene encoding dTDP-4-amino-4,6-dideoxygalactose transaminase yields the protein MSSTYIPFNKPYLSGNEIRYIEEAVRSGKISGDGIFTKRCHDFFEQELGFQKVLLTTSCTDALEMAALLLNIQPGDEVIVPAYTFVSTSNAFVLRGATIVFADSSALSPNVDASQLEALVTPRTKVIVPVHYAGIACDMDPIMELARRYNLFVVEDAAQAIDSYYKGRKLGSIGHLAAFSFHETKNIISGEGGMLVINDPQFAVRAEILREKGTNRSAFFRGEVDKYSWVDYGSSFLPSDIIAAFLWAQLENLADIQARRKQIWRQYYEALNPLQTLGVRLPVIPEYATNNGHMFHLVCRSLAERTALIERLKAENVHPVFHYLSLHTSPFYADKHDGRRLPHTDHYSDCLVRLPFFYELTDANQNFINHLILDFYQL from the coding sequence TCCGGTGACGGGATATTCACGAAGCGCTGCCACGATTTTTTTGAGCAAGAACTGGGTTTCCAAAAAGTACTGCTGACTACTTCCTGCACCGATGCCCTGGAAATGGCCGCGCTGCTGCTTAATATTCAGCCCGGGGACGAGGTAATCGTGCCGGCCTACACCTTTGTCTCCACCTCGAATGCCTTTGTGCTCCGCGGGGCTACCATTGTCTTTGCCGACAGCTCGGCGCTGAGCCCCAACGTGGATGCAAGCCAGCTGGAGGCCTTGGTCACGCCGCGTACCAAGGTCATTGTGCCAGTCCATTACGCCGGAATTGCCTGCGACATGGACCCGATTATGGAGCTAGCCCGGCGCTACAATCTATTTGTGGTCGAAGATGCGGCCCAGGCCATTGATAGTTACTATAAGGGGCGTAAGCTGGGCTCCATCGGTCATCTGGCGGCATTTTCCTTTCACGAAACCAAGAACATCATTTCGGGGGAGGGCGGTATGCTGGTTATTAATGACCCGCAGTTTGCCGTCCGGGCCGAAATCCTGCGCGAAAAAGGCACTAACCGCTCGGCCTTCTTCCGCGGGGAGGTCGACAAGTACAGCTGGGTTGATTACGGCTCCTCTTTTTTGCCCTCCGACATAATTGCGGCTTTTCTTTGGGCGCAGCTCGAAAACCTGGCCGACATTCAGGCCCGCCGCAAGCAAATTTGGAGGCAGTATTACGAGGCGTTGAACCCGTTGCAAACCCTGGGTGTGCGCCTGCCCGTGATACCCGAGTACGCCACCAACAACGGCCACATGTTTCACTTAGTGTGCCGCAGCCTAGCCGAGCGGACGGCCCTTATCGAGCGGCTGAAGGCCGAGAATGTACACCCCGTCTTCCACTACCTGTCGCTGCATACCAGCCCGTTCTACGCCGACAAGCACGACGGCCGCCGCCTGCCCCACACCGACCACTACAGTGACTGTCTGGTTCGACTGCCGTTTTTCTACGAGCTTACGGATGCCAACCAGAACTTTATCAACCACCTTATTCTCGATTTTTACCAGCTTTAA
- a CDS encoding glycosyltransferase family protein — translation MLPLLLLGGLAVRLLFLWVGADIYYHGRSPFFNNDSYSFTQSFYNLVTQGTYTFNPKNPDAAFGRLPGYPFFWGAHWLLFGDQYAYKAAAYTQVLLDTAAIYLVYATARALTRDVRMAWVSALLYAGYPFIIVWLTMSGSEALGTFITIVIFWWLATRPVAPATALGAGLLIGVALMIREYLAVLLLAAVFWVYLSSGINWRFLRLSAVVGVGFMLVYIGWPVRNYFGQHQLVLLKTRSAGYDRYADDVSSARQWIYGWTAEADPYLDGIAGLRPLPALPADVLANPTEVRQFQLLLKQVRQCGTGFYAWRYAQMFPKTRQDCNAEIAAGFTALNDSYQRRFPWRYWTQVPFADLQRAFFKSQLRQANVAGGALSFGLFGYRSLLLLLSMAGAWLLRHRRSSWPIVFFFGFMYVFLCFGIRHLEIRYLLQADAAMLCLAGVPLVRLLDWLTRPKVLGLAAAVGAEGEGR, via the coding sequence GTGCTACCGCTACTATTGCTGGGCGGGCTGGCGGTGCGGCTGCTGTTTCTCTGGGTTGGGGCTGATATCTACTACCACGGCAGGAGTCCCTTCTTTAACAACGACTCTTATTCTTTTACTCAGAGCTTTTACAATCTTGTAACGCAGGGCACCTATACCTTCAACCCGAAGAACCCGGATGCTGCGTTTGGCCGTTTGCCGGGCTACCCGTTTTTCTGGGGGGCGCACTGGCTGCTGTTTGGCGACCAATACGCGTACAAGGCGGCCGCCTACACCCAGGTTTTGCTCGACACGGCCGCCATTTACCTGGTGTACGCTACGGCCAGGGCCCTCACGCGGGATGTGCGTATGGCCTGGGTTTCGGCCTTGCTCTACGCCGGTTACCCGTTTATTATCGTGTGGCTGACCATGTCCGGTTCGGAGGCCTTGGGTACGTTCATAACCATCGTCATCTTCTGGTGGTTGGCCACGCGGCCCGTCGCGCCAGCTACGGCCCTGGGGGCGGGGCTCCTTATCGGCGTGGCTTTAATGATTCGGGAATACCTGGCAGTTCTGCTGCTGGCGGCAGTTTTTTGGGTGTACCTGAGCAGCGGAATAAACTGGCGCTTCCTTCGGCTGAGCGCCGTAGTCGGGGTGGGGTTTATGCTGGTGTATATCGGGTGGCCCGTGCGCAACTACTTTGGCCAGCATCAGCTCGTGCTGCTCAAAACCCGTTCGGCGGGCTACGACCGGTACGCCGATGACGTGTCCAGCGCCCGGCAGTGGATTTATGGCTGGACTGCCGAAGCCGACCCGTATCTGGACGGTATAGCCGGGTTGCGGCCCTTGCCGGCCCTGCCGGCCGACGTGCTGGCCAACCCCACCGAAGTCCGGCAATTTCAGCTCTTGCTGAAGCAGGTGCGGCAGTGCGGCACCGGTTTTTATGCGTGGCGCTACGCCCAGATGTTTCCCAAAACGAGGCAGGACTGCAATGCCGAAATAGCAGCGGGCTTCACGGCACTAAATGATTCGTACCAGCGGCGCTTTCCCTGGCGGTACTGGACCCAAGTCCCCTTCGCCGACCTGCAGCGGGCCTTTTTCAAAAGCCAGCTGCGCCAGGCCAATGTGGCCGGCGGAGCCCTCAGCTTCGGGTTGTTTGGGTACCGCAGCCTGCTGCTGCTGCTAAGCATGGCCGGCGCCTGGCTGCTGCGCCACCGGCGCAGCAGCTGGCCCATCGTATTTTTCTTCGGCTTTATGTACGTATTTCTGTGCTTCGGTATCCGGCATCTGGAGATTCGCTACCTTCTGCAGGCCGATGCGGCCATGCTCTGCCTGGCTGGCGTCCCGCTGGTACGGCTGCTCGACTGGCTTACCCGACCCAAAGTCTTGGGTTTGGCGGCTGCCGTCGGGGCCGAAGGCGAGGGGCGTTAG
- a CDS encoding glycosyltransferase family 4 protein: MHILFLVPYPPGKAPSQRFRFEQYLHFLTEAGHTYQLESFISEATWAILYKSGHTLTKALGIVGGFLRRFLLLFSVPKADFVFIHREASPIGPPIFEWLIAKVLGKRIIYDFDDAIWIPNTSAANSIVAGVKWHHKVGSICRWAYKVSCGNSYLRDYAQQFNPNAIVNPTTIDTVNLHNEVKDQRTEQLVIGWTGTHSTMKYLEQVVPVLAQLEQHYAFEFRVISNQEPTLPLRSLSYRPWRKDTEIADLLTFNVGLMPLEDDPWAKGKCAFKALQYMALGVPALVSPVGMNSEVVTDGVDGYICATPEQWYNGLEKLLRDHELRTRFGQAARATIEARFSVLANRDNFLALFA, translated from the coding sequence ATGCACATTTTATTTCTTGTTCCTTACCCTCCCGGTAAGGCCCCTTCCCAACGGTTTCGGTTTGAGCAATACCTGCATTTTCTCACGGAAGCAGGCCACACCTACCAGCTGGAATCTTTTATTTCGGAAGCAACCTGGGCTATTCTCTACAAGTCCGGGCATACGCTCACGAAAGCACTAGGCATCGTCGGCGGCTTCTTGCGCCGTTTCCTGCTGCTGTTCTCGGTGCCAAAGGCCGATTTCGTCTTTATTCACCGGGAAGCCTCGCCCATCGGCCCTCCCATCTTCGAGTGGTTGATTGCCAAAGTACTCGGTAAGCGCATCATCTACGACTTCGACGACGCCATCTGGATTCCCAACACTTCTGCCGCCAACAGCATCGTGGCCGGGGTGAAGTGGCACCACAAGGTGGGCAGCATCTGCCGCTGGGCTTATAAAGTAAGCTGCGGCAACAGCTACCTGCGCGACTACGCCCAGCAGTTCAATCCCAACGCCATTGTCAACCCCACGACCATTGACACGGTCAACCTGCACAATGAGGTAAAGGACCAGCGCACCGAGCAGCTCGTCATTGGCTGGACCGGCACGCACTCCACCATGAAATACCTGGAGCAGGTGGTGCCCGTGCTGGCCCAGTTGGAGCAACACTACGCGTTTGAGTTTCGGGTTATTTCCAACCAGGAGCCGACGCTGCCCCTGCGGTCCTTAAGCTACCGGCCGTGGCGCAAAGACACTGAAATTGCCGACCTGCTAACGTTCAATGTGGGTCTGATGCCGCTGGAAGATGACCCCTGGGCCAAGGGCAAATGCGCCTTCAAAGCGCTGCAGTACATGGCCTTGGGCGTACCGGCGCTGGTGTCGCCGGTAGGTATGAACAGCGAAGTGGTTACCGATGGCGTGGATGGCTACATCTGCGCCACGCCCGAGCAGTGGTACAACGGATTGGAGAAGCTCCTGCGCGACCATGAGCTGCGCACCCGCTTTGGTCAGGCGGCCCGGGCCACCATTGAGGCGCGCTTCTCGGTGCTGGCAAACCGGGACAACTTCTTGGCGTTGTTTGCCTGA
- a CDS encoding tetratricopeptide repeat protein, protein MIQKLRFILLLIILPLVAQAQQPDTTRTSAPIRKIELENVDIAPGAVDTKGWLLLDKDIQTELEGAVQNLYNFKYDKAEKQFRSLRRRYPQHPMPYFLLGLSQWWKIVPTNVQTKLYDKSFFAYMDTAVTYGERLYEADNKNYEACFFLSAAYGFDARLHAERKDWRKATVSSKRALDYLEKSKEANGLSPEFLFGQALFNYYAVWISENYPLLRPVLLFFPKGNRALGLQQLKNVADNGFYTGLEAKTFLMRILNNEENNTAASMPVARYLANNYPDNAYFQRFYALLCFNEGNFPECERVSREILDKLNQGLPGYEGISGRYATYFLGWLMQNKYKDRAKAKDYYQRSIVFAESTGDTSGGFYLYANQKLAQIADKEKDTAAALRYYNVVADKADHKSAEYKEAKAYVKKNKK, encoded by the coding sequence ATGATCCAAAAACTCCGTTTTATCCTGTTGCTCATTATCCTGCCGCTGGTGGCGCAGGCCCAGCAGCCCGATACGACCCGTACTTCGGCTCCTATCCGCAAAATAGAGCTCGAAAACGTGGATATTGCCCCGGGAGCTGTTGACACAAAAGGCTGGCTGCTACTGGATAAAGACATCCAGACCGAGTTGGAAGGCGCAGTTCAGAACCTTTACAACTTCAAGTACGACAAGGCCGAAAAGCAATTCCGCTCCCTGCGCCGCCGCTACCCCCAGCATCCGATGCCGTACTTTTTGCTGGGTCTGAGCCAATGGTGGAAAATTGTACCGACCAACGTCCAAACCAAGCTCTACGACAAGTCGTTTTTTGCCTACATGGATACGGCCGTAACCTACGGGGAGCGGCTTTACGAAGCGGATAACAAAAACTACGAAGCCTGCTTTTTCCTCTCGGCCGCCTACGGTTTTGATGCCCGCCTGCACGCCGAGCGCAAAGACTGGCGCAAAGCTACCGTAAGCAGCAAGCGTGCCCTCGACTACCTCGAGAAAAGCAAGGAGGCCAACGGCCTGAGCCCGGAGTTTCTGTTCGGCCAGGCCCTGTTCAACTACTACGCCGTCTGGATTTCGGAAAACTACCCCTTGCTGCGGCCCGTGCTGCTCTTTTTCCCGAAGGGCAACCGGGCCCTGGGCTTGCAGCAGCTCAAGAATGTGGCCGACAACGGGTTTTACACCGGCCTGGAAGCCAAAACATTTTTGATGCGCATCCTCAACAATGAGGAAAACAACACGGCGGCTTCGATGCCGGTGGCGCGCTACCTGGCCAACAACTACCCCGACAACGCTTACTTCCAGCGCTTCTACGCCCTGCTCTGCTTCAACGAGGGCAACTTTCCGGAATGTGAGCGGGTGAGCCGCGAAATTCTGGATAAGCTCAACCAGGGCCTGCCCGGCTACGAAGGCATCAGTGGGCGCTACGCCACGTACTTTCTGGGTTGGCTGATGCAAAACAAGTATAAGGACCGGGCCAAGGCCAAGGACTACTACCAGCGCAGTATCGTGTTTGCGGAGAGCACCGGCGACACCAGCGGGGGATTTTATCTGTACGCCAACCAGAAGCTGGCCCAGATTGCTGACAAGGAGAAGGATACGGCAGCCGCCCTGCGCTATTACAACGTAGTAGCAGACAAAGCTGATCATAAGTCAGCCGAGTACAAGGAAGCCAAGGCTTACGTGAAGAAGAACAAGAAATAG
- a CDS encoding M20/M25/M40 family metallo-hydrolase → MVRIGGPRAETGYRLVGQDAQGAIDCTLTVDARTGELGYEFIRPIERGTELTFYCDFRETDTTVQSCYLDNRLGVWNALRLAETLEHGIIAFSCWEEHGGGSVAYLAKYIYENYGVRQALISDITWVTEGVYPGQGVVISLRDSLIPRRAYVDKIRRIAHESGIPYQLEVEGSGGSDAKELQHGAQPWDWCFIGAPEDHVHSPDEIVDKQDIASMLALYQVLMQKL, encoded by the coding sequence TTGGTACGTATTGGTGGCCCCCGGGCGGAAACGGGCTACCGGTTGGTCGGGCAAGATGCGCAGGGCGCTATTGACTGCACGCTCACCGTCGATGCTAGAACCGGGGAGTTGGGCTATGAGTTCATCCGCCCCATCGAGCGGGGCACCGAACTAACCTTCTACTGCGACTTTCGCGAAACCGATACCACCGTGCAGTCGTGCTACCTCGACAACCGCCTGGGCGTCTGGAATGCCCTGCGCTTGGCCGAAACCCTGGAACATGGCATTATTGCCTTTAGCTGCTGGGAAGAGCACGGCGGGGGCTCAGTGGCGTACCTGGCCAAGTACATCTACGAAAACTACGGGGTGCGGCAGGCCCTGATTTCGGATATTACCTGGGTAACGGAAGGCGTGTACCCCGGCCAAGGCGTGGTCATCTCCCTGCGCGACTCCCTGATTCCGCGCCGCGCTTACGTCGATAAAATCCGGCGTATTGCCCACGAATCCGGCATTCCGTACCAGCTGGAAGTGGAAGGCAGCGGCGGCTCCGACGCCAAGGAGCTGCAGCACGGCGCCCAGCCCTGGGACTGGTGCTTTATCGGCGCCCCCGAAGACCACGTCCACTCCCCCGATGAAATCGTGGATAAGCAGGACATTGCCAGTATGTTGGCACTTTATCAGGTACTGATGCAGAAGTTGTAG
- a CDS encoding sodium-translocating pyrophosphatase: MMNILYVAPVLGVLALFYTWLRAGWVTKQDAGDERMRTIAGYIADGAIAFLRAEYKVLALFALIACAFLGYLGTTGEKSSPVIVIAFLIGAFFSALAGFIGMKIATKANVRTAQAARTSLSQALNVSFSGGSVMGMGVAGLAVLGLGSLFVVFYNMFVVSRGGGANGVEMETALEVLTGFSLGAESIALFARVGGGIYTKAADVGADLVGKVEAGIPEDDPRNPATIADNVGDNVGDVAGMGADLFGSYVATILATMVLGREVVAAGDQFNGLSPILLPMVIAGMGILASLVGILLVRVKEGGNVQGALNFGNYASVIVSGIASFFIIRWMLPAGELVIGRAGSVPFTSMDVFWAVVVGLVVGTLMSIITEYYTAMGKRPVNSIVQQSSTGHATTVIGGLAVGMESTVLPIIVLAAGIVLSFEFAGLYGVAIAAAGMMATTAMQLAIDAFGPIADNAGGIAEMSELPKEVRERTDILDAVGNTTAATGKGFAIASAALTSLALFAAFMGTANISSIDISNARVLAGLFIGAMIPFIFSALAISAVGRAAMAMVQEVRRQFREIPGIMEGTGRPEYEKCVAISTQAAIREMMLPGAIALIVPIIIGFTFGPEVLGGTLAGVTVSGVLMAMFQSNAGGAWDNAKKSFEKGVLVNGKMEYKGSDAHKASVTGDTVGDPFKDTSGPSMNILIKLMSIVSLVIAPHIAAPGRAVAPRPQERPALHLEPKVRYAEIAPQAAQALFVLLRETR, encoded by the coding sequence ATGATGAACATTCTTTACGTAGCGCCTGTGCTGGGCGTGCTGGCTCTTTTCTACACGTGGTTGCGGGCCGGCTGGGTAACCAAGCAGGATGCGGGGGACGAGCGGATGCGCACCATTGCCGGCTACATTGCTGATGGGGCCATTGCCTTCCTGCGGGCCGAATACAAGGTGCTGGCCCTCTTCGCTCTCATTGCCTGCGCCTTTCTGGGCTACCTGGGCACTACCGGCGAAAAGTCGAGCCCCGTCATTGTTATTGCCTTTCTGATTGGCGCGTTCTTCTCGGCCCTGGCCGGCTTTATCGGGATGAAAATTGCCACCAAAGCCAACGTGCGCACCGCCCAGGCCGCCCGCACCAGCCTGTCGCAGGCCCTGAACGTGTCGTTTTCGGGCGGCTCGGTAATGGGCATGGGCGTGGCCGGCCTGGCCGTGCTCGGGCTGGGCTCCCTGTTTGTGGTGTTTTACAATATGTTTGTCGTCAGCCGGGGGGGAGGGGCCAACGGGGTTGAGATGGAAACCGCCCTGGAAGTGCTGACGGGCTTCTCGCTCGGGGCCGAAAGCATTGCCCTCTTTGCCCGCGTGGGCGGCGGTATCTACACCAAAGCCGCCGACGTGGGGGCCGACCTGGTGGGTAAAGTCGAAGCCGGTATTCCCGAGGACGACCCCCGCAACCCCGCCACCATTGCCGACAACGTGGGCGACAATGTGGGCGACGTGGCCGGCATGGGCGCCGACTTGTTCGGCTCCTACGTAGCGACCATTCTGGCCACCATGGTGCTGGGCCGCGAAGTGGTGGCCGCCGGCGACCAGTTCAACGGCCTTTCGCCCATTCTGCTGCCGATGGTCATTGCCGGCATGGGCATTCTGGCTTCTCTGGTCGGTATTCTGCTGGTGCGCGTCAAAGAAGGCGGCAACGTGCAGGGCGCCCTCAACTTCGGCAACTACGCCTCGGTTATCGTGTCGGGCATTGCCTCGTTCTTTATCATCCGCTGGATGTTGCCCGCCGGCGAACTGGTAATCGGCCGGGCCGGCTCGGTGCCGTTTACTTCGATGGACGTTTTCTGGGCCGTCGTCGTGGGCCTTGTGGTAGGCACGCTGATGAGCATTATCACCGAGTACTACACGGCCATGGGCAAGCGCCCAGTCAACAGCATTGTGCAGCAAAGCAGCACGGGGCACGCCACTACCGTTATCGGTGGCTTGGCCGTGGGCATGGAGTCCACGGTGCTGCCCATCATCGTGCTGGCGGCCGGCATCGTGCTGTCGTTTGAGTTTGCCGGCCTCTACGGAGTAGCCATTGCCGCCGCCGGTATGATGGCCACCACCGCCATGCAGCTGGCCATCGACGCCTTCGGCCCCATTGCCGATAACGCCGGGGGCATTGCCGAAATGAGCGAGCTGCCCAAGGAAGTGCGGGAGCGGACCGACATTCTGGACGCCGTGGGCAACACCACTGCCGCCACCGGGAAGGGTTTCGCCATTGCCTCGGCCGCGCTTACTTCGCTGGCCCTGTTTGCCGCCTTCATGGGCACGGCCAATATTTCCAGCATCGACATCAGCAACGCCCGGGTGCTAGCCGGTCTGTTTATCGGCGCCATGATTCCCTTTATCTTCTCGGCCCTGGCTATTTCGGCCGTGGGCCGCGCCGCCATGGCCATGGTGCAGGAAGTGCGGCGGCAATTCCGCGAAATTCCCGGCATCATGGAAGGCACCGGCCGGCCCGAGTACGAGAAGTGCGTGGCTATTTCCACCCAGGCCGCCATCCGGGAAATGATGCTGCCCGGCGCCATTGCCCTGATTGTACCCATCATCATCGGCTTCACCTTCGGGCCCGAAGTATTGGGTGGCACCCTGGCCGGCGTCACGGTATCCGGGGTGCTGATGGCCATGTTCCAAAGCAACGCCGGCGGGGCCTGGGACAACGCCAAAAAGTCGTTCGAAAAAGGCGTGCTGGTAAACGGCAAGATGGAATACAAGGGCTCTGACGCCCACAAGGCCTCCGTCACCGGCGACACCGTCGGCGACCCGTTCAAGGATACCTCGGGCCCTTCGATGAACATCCTGATCAAGCTCATGTCCATCGTCTCGCTGGTTATTGCGCCCCACATTGCGGCCCCCGGCCGGGCCGTGGCGCCCCGACCCCAGGAGCGCCCGGCTTTGCACTTGGAGCCCAAGGTGCGCTACGCCGAAATAGCCCCCCAGGCCGCCCAGGCCCTGTTTGTGCTCTTGCGCGAAACCCGCTAG
- the hpt gene encoding hypoxanthine phosphoribosyltransferase translates to MSLSTISLHDKQFAPYLTASQITAAVRELAAHINRDYAGKQPLFVAVLNGSFMFAADLLKEIQLPCEITFIRVSSYQGTSSTGTVREIMGLQEEVAGRDLIILEDIVDSGHTMKGLLEQLRAKNPASVEVATLFLKPECLQHQLDLRYIGLSIPNDFIVGYGLDYDGLGRNLPDVYSVV, encoded by the coding sequence ATGTCATTATCCACTATCTCGCTGCACGACAAGCAGTTTGCGCCGTATCTGACCGCCAGTCAAATCACTGCTGCCGTTCGGGAGCTGGCCGCTCACATCAACCGTGACTACGCTGGCAAGCAGCCCTTGTTCGTGGCCGTGCTGAACGGTTCGTTCATGTTTGCCGCCGACCTGCTCAAGGAAATTCAGCTGCCCTGTGAAATAACCTTCATTCGGGTTTCGTCTTACCAGGGCACCAGCAGCACCGGCACCGTGCGCGAAATCATGGGCCTGCAGGAGGAAGTGGCCGGCCGCGACCTGATTATCCTGGAAGACATTGTGGACAGTGGCCACACCATGAAAGGGCTGCTCGAACAGCTGCGGGCCAAGAATCCGGCCTCGGTGGAAGTGGCCACGCTGTTTCTCAAGCCCGAGTGCCTGCAGCACCAGCTCGACCTGCGCTACATCGGCCTGAGCATTCCCAACGATTTTATCGTTGGCTACGGCCTTGACTACGACGGCTTAGGCCGCAACCTCCCCGACGTGTACTCGGTCGTATAA
- a CDS encoding adenylate kinase: MLNIVLFGPPGAGKGTQSQKLIARYNLVHLSTGDLLRSQIAQGTELGLRAKQLMDEGLLVPDEVVIGMIESQLANNTTAAGFIFDGFPRTVPQAQSLDELTRRYDTGVSCMIALEVAEEELVKRLLERGKTSGRPDDQDETKIRKRVTVYNNETAQVASYYAQQNKFHGLNGIGAIDNIFGQICEIVDQHLPATPVADSQAAADEVKA, translated from the coding sequence ATGCTCAATATCGTACTCTTCGGCCCGCCCGGCGCCGGCAAAGGAACGCAAAGCCAGAAGCTCATTGCCCGTTACAACCTGGTGCATCTCTCCACCGGTGATTTGCTCCGCTCCCAGATTGCGCAAGGCACCGAGCTTGGTCTGCGGGCCAAGCAGCTTATGGATGAAGGCCTGCTCGTACCCGACGAAGTGGTTATCGGCATGATTGAAAGCCAGCTGGCCAACAATACCACCGCCGCCGGCTTTATCTTCGACGGCTTCCCCCGCACCGTACCCCAGGCCCAGAGCCTCGACGAGCTGACCCGGCGCTACGACACCGGCGTGAGCTGCATGATTGCGCTGGAAGTAGCCGAGGAGGAGCTGGTGAAGCGCCTGCTGGAGCGCGGCAAAACCAGCGGCCGCCCCGACGACCAGGACGAAACCAAAATCCGTAAGCGCGTGACGGTCTACAACAACGAAACCGCCCAGGTAGCCAGCTACTACGCCCAGCAAAACAAGTTTCACGGCCTCAACGGCATCGGCGCCATCGACAATATCTTCGGCCAGATCTGCGAAATCGTGGATCAGCACCTGCCCGCTACGCCCGTGGCCGACAGCCAGGCTGCTGCTGACGAAGTAAAAGCGTAA
- the obgE gene encoding GTPase ObgE, with amino-acid sequence MASNNFIDYVKINCRSGKGGAGSGHFFRAKGLPNGGPDGGDGGRGGHIILEGNSQLWTLLHLQYQKHLIAKPGEGGGENLRTGAQGDDIIIQVPLGTIARDAETGEKKLEITEHGQRLILTPGGRGGLGNDHFKSATNQAPTYFQPGEPGIDEWVILELKLLADVGLVGFPNAGKSTLLSVVSAARPKIADYAFTTLTPNLGVVAYRDYKSFVMADIPGIIEGAAEGKGLGTRFLRHIERNSILLFMISVDSNDIAAEYQVLLSELEQFNPELLEKKRLLAITKADLIDDELEAEIRETLPTDLPTVFISSLANKNIMQLKDMIWQALHAKE; translated from the coding sequence GTGGCTTCCAATAACTTCATCGACTACGTCAAAATCAATTGCCGCTCCGGAAAAGGCGGGGCCGGCTCGGGCCACTTTTTCCGCGCCAAAGGCCTGCCCAACGGCGGCCCGGACGGCGGTGACGGCGGCCGCGGGGGCCACATTATCCTGGAAGGCAACTCCCAGCTCTGGACCCTGCTCCACCTGCAGTACCAGAAGCACCTGATTGCTAAGCCCGGCGAAGGCGGCGGCGAAAACCTGCGCACCGGCGCCCAGGGCGACGATATTATCATCCAAGTGCCGCTCGGTACCATTGCCCGCGACGCTGAGACGGGGGAGAAGAAGCTCGAAATTACCGAGCACGGCCAGCGCCTGATCCTGACGCCCGGCGGCCGCGGCGGCCTGGGCAACGACCACTTCAAGTCGGCCACCAACCAGGCGCCCACCTACTTCCAGCCCGGGGAGCCCGGCATCGACGAGTGGGTGATTCTGGAGCTCAAGCTGCTGGCCGACGTGGGCCTGGTGGGTTTCCCCAACGCCGGCAAAAGCACCCTGCTGTCGGTGGTATCGGCGGCCCGGCCCAAGATTGCCGACTACGCCTTCACCACCCTGACGCCCAACCTGGGCGTAGTGGCTTACCGCGACTATAAGTCGTTCGTGATGGCCGATATTCCCGGCATCATCGAGGGCGCGGCCGAAGGCAAAGGCCTGGGCACGCGCTTCCTGCGCCACATTGAGCGCAACTCGATTCTGCTCTTTATGATTTCGGTCGACAGCAACGACATTGCTGCCGAGTATCAGGTGCTGCTCAGCGAGCTGGAGCAATTCAACCCCGAATTGCTGGAGAAAAAGCGCCTGCTGGCCATCACTAAGGCCGATTTGATTGACGACGAGCTGGAGGCCGAAATCCGCGAGACGCTGCCGACCGATTTGCCGACGGTGTTCATTTCCAGCCTGGCCAACAAGAACATCATGCAGCTCAAGGACATGATTTGGCAAGCGTTGCACGCCAAGGAGTAG
- a CDS encoding nucleotide exchange factor GrpE, whose protein sequence is MAEDTTLPQDDNLSVDPDNAAGELQEEVNSLDTDSAEATDGGAPKAEASKTDAELAELKDKYLRLAAEFDNYKRRTAKERQDLFKTANQELMVALLPVLDDFDRARHHTKDTEDASAVRESIDIISGKLQKTLQQKGLTPMETKGGAFDADLHEAITQIPAPSEELKGKVVDEVEKGYYLGDKVIRHAKVVLGS, encoded by the coding sequence ATGGCTGAAGATACCACCCTGCCCCAGGACGACAATCTGTCTGTTGACCCCGACAACGCGGCGGGCGAATTGCAAGAGGAAGTAAACTCCCTCGATACCGACTCTGCCGAAGCTACCGATGGCGGCGCGCCCAAAGCCGAAGCGTCCAAAACCGATGCCGAGCTGGCCGAGCTGAAGGACAAATACCTGCGTCTGGCCGCCGAGTTTGACAACTATAAGCGCCGCACCGCCAAGGAGCGCCAGGACCTGTTCAAAACCGCCAATCAGGAGCTGATGGTGGCGTTGCTGCCCGTGCTCGACGATTTTGACCGGGCCCGCCACCATACCAAGGACACCGAGGATGCTTCTGCCGTGCGCGAAAGCATCGACATCATATCTGGCAAGCTCCAGAAAACCCTGCAGCAGAAAGGCCTGACCCCGATGGAAACAAAGGGCGGCGCTTTCGATGCCGACCTGCACGAGGCCATTACCCAGATTCCGGCTCCCTCCGAGGAGTTGAAAGGCAAGGTAGTGGACGAGGTAGAAAAAGGGTATTACCTGGGCGACAAAGTAATCCGGCACGCCAAAGTGGTGCTGGGCAGCTAG